The Astyanax mexicanus isolate ESR-SI-001 chromosome 20, AstMex3_surface, whole genome shotgun sequence genome contains a region encoding:
- the kmt5aa gene encoding N-lysine methyltransferase KMT5A-A, which translates to MNGDVLCNGHSTLRSFLSHSASRAAHHEEISVKIIQDGKSSRIFCTQAEAQRNSKRPSTVNGEINLPKMTVNEDLQHPAQRAEEQPRPLHCVQSYLPSPTQITPEVNSARPSCQRGAVCRKVKVKRPSQRVAENRNSQNRKVTDYYPIRRSSRKSKTELKCAEKQHIDELITKGIENGMMVKYIEGKGRGVFATENFQKGQYVVEYHGDLLLKTDAKKREAVYAQDPTTGCYMYYFQYLSKTYCVDATKETDRMGRLINHSKNGNCQTKLHDINGIPHLILVASRDIEEGEELLYDYGDRSKASIAAHPWLKH; encoded by the exons ATGAACGGG GACGTATTATGTAATGGACACTCAACACTTCGCAGTTTCTTGAGTCACAGCGCCTCCAGGGCAGCGCATCATGAGGAGATCTCTGTCAAAATCATCCAGGACGGGAAATCCTCGCGGATATTCTGCACGCAGGCTGAGGCACAGAGGAACT CGAAGAGACCCAGTACTGTAAATGGAGAAATCAATCTACCTAAAATGACTGTGAATGAAGATCTCCAGCATCCAGCTCAGAGAGCAGAGGAACAGCCGAGGCCGCTGCACTGCGTACAGTCTTATCTACCCTCACCAACACAAATCACTCCAGAGGTCAACAGTGCTCGCCCAAGCTGCCAGCGGGGAGCAGTCTGCCGCAAAGTGAAAGTGAAGAGACCTTCACAGAGAGT GGCAGAGAACAGGAATTCCCAGAATCGAAAGGTCACAGATTACTATCCCATAAGAAGAAGCTCACGGAAAAGCAAAACTGAATTAAAG TGTGCAGAGAAGCAACACATAGACGAGCTGATCACTAAAGGGATAGAGAATGGAATGATG GTCAAATATATTGAGGGAAAGGGAAGAGGAGTGTTTGCCACCGAGAACTTCCAGAAAGGACAGTATGTGGTGGAATATCATGGAGATCTGTTGCTGAAAACCGACGCCAAGAAAAGGGAAGCTGTGTACGCACAAGATCCGACAACTGGCTGCTACATGTATTACTTCCAGTATCTCAGCAAAACATACTG TGTTGACGCCACAAAGGAAACGGATCGTATGGGACGGCTCATCAACCACAGCAAAAACGGCAACTGTCAGACCAAGCTCCACGACATCAATGGAATACCTCACCTGATCCTCGTGGCCTCCAGAGATATCGAGGAGGGCGAGGAGCTGCTGTACGACTACGGCGACCGAAGTAAAGCCTCGATAGCGGCTCACCCGTGGCTCAAACACTGA
- the snrnp35 gene encoding U11/U12 small nuclear ribonucleoprotein 35 kDa protein encodes MNEWSPLAKVYDPLKAGSIDSTDVEPHDRAIWRAMNARYRPNKAVTGDPQLTLFVARLNKQTSEEDLNNVFSTFGDIRRVRLVRDAVTGFSKGYAFIEYKEERSLMKAWRDANKMVVDQSELFVDFELERTLQGWIPRRLGGGLGGKKESGQLRFGGRDRPFRRPINLGGPMPQGRPGERRWEGGGGGGGSREERPRDWDRERDRDRDASLGRDKDRDYGRRREQRDDWERGSERGSRDYHKDKRDSRRYRDRSNEREPKREKEERRYRDSYRDSDRR; translated from the coding sequence ATGAACGAGTGGAGTCCCCTGGCGAAGGTCTACGACCCCCTTAAGGCTGGCAGTATTGACAGCACTGATGTGGAGCCCCACGACAGAGCGATATGGCGAGCAATGAATGCCCGGTACCGGCCCAACAAAGCCGTAACGGGGGACCCTCAGCTCACACTGTTCGTGGCACGACTGAACAAGCAGACGTCTGAAGAGGACCTGAATAACGTGTTCTCCACGTTTGGAGACATCCGCAGGGTACGACTCGTCCGGGATGCTGTCACTGGCTTCTCCAAGGGGTACGCCTTCATCGAGTACAAGGAGGAACGCTCCCTGATGAAGGCTTGGCGAGATGCTAATAAGATGGTGGTGGACCAGAGTGAACTGTTTGTGGACTTCGAGCTGGAGAGAACCCTGCAGGGCTGGATCCCCCGGCGCCTTGGTGGAGGCCTGGGTGGGAAGAAGGAGTCTGGACAGCTGAGGTTTGGAGGCAGAGACAGACCCTTCAGGAGACCCATTAACCTGGGTGGGCCGATGCCTCAGGGCAGGCCTGGAGAACGCAGGTGGGAAGGGGGCGGTGGTGGTGGAGGAAGCAGGGAGGAGAGGCCGAGGGACTGGGacagggaaagagacagagaccgGGATGCATCTCTAGGACGGGACAAGGACAGAGACTATGGGCGGAGACGGGAGCAGAGAGATGATTGGGAACGAGGGAGCGAACGAGGCTCTAGAGATTACCATAAAGACAAGAGGGACTCCAGACGATACAGGGACAGGAGTAACGAGAGAGAACCGAAAcgagaaaaagaggaaagaagATATCGTGACTCTTACAGAGACTCTGACAGAAGATGA